ATAAGCTGATTATTAGCTATAATATGAACGGGTTTGTCATCAGCAAGTATTCCTCGATTTCCAATGACAATTGTTCGAGTTGTGTATTCAAGCATAAGATGCATATCATGAGTGATCATCAAAATGGTAACCCCTTGATTATTCAACTCAACTAAAAACTCCATAATCTCAGTATAATGGCGAAAATCCTGACCAGCAGTCGGTTCATCTAAAATAATCATTTCTGGTTCTAAGACTAGAATAGAGGCGATGGTAACCCGCTTTTTCTGGCCAAAACTTAATACAGAAATTGGCCAATTGCGATAAGGATATAAACCGCAGATTTTCAATGTCTTTTCAACCTGTTTTGAAATTTTATCTTCTGAACAGCCCCTTGCTGCAAGGCCTAAAGCTACCTCATCAAATATCTTATGCTTTGATATCATGTGGTTAGGGTTTTGCATAACCATGCCGATAAGAAGTGAACGCTCACTGATTGTTTTATTACACAGATCCCGTCCATTAAAAAGAATCCGGCCAGATGAGGGTTTTTCAAAGCCGCAAATGAGCTTAGTTAAAGTAGACTTCCCTGCCCCATTTTTGCCAGCCACACTCACCATTTCGCCTCTATTGATTGATAAGGATATATTATTTAAAACTTCCTTTCCTGCCTCATAACGAAAGGAAATACTCTCAAGCTCTAACAATGGTTCTGAAAAGAAGGATGGCTGGCGAAGAGGCTTGGATTCAAAGCATTCTTTGAGTTTGTCTTTCCACCCATTCAAATTTAGTGTGTTAATATGCGCTGGATTCATAGTAGATAAGACTTCACAGCCAGCATATTTCAGTGCTTTTATGTATAAGGGCTCTCTTAAATTAGTTTTTTCTAATACATTTGAAGATAATAGCTCAGAAGGAGAAGTATCACTGACAATTCTGCCTTGATCCATAACAATAATTCGGTCCACGCTGCGATGTAAAACATCCTCTAAGCGATGTTCAACAATTACAATCGTTTTATCCGTTTCCTTATGAATCCGGTCAATCAGTTCAATCGCATATTTTCCTGTAGCCGGATCAAGATTAGCGAGAGGTTCATCAAATAATAAAATATCTACTTCATCAACCATGACACCTGCTAATGCGACTCTTTGCTTTTGGCCGCCAGATAAATGATGAATAGAGCAATGGAGGTGATCGTCTACCTCCACCAGTTTTGCAATCTCTTTTACTCTTTTTTTCATAGCCTCTTGTGGAATACACTCATTTTCCATCGCAAACGCAATGTCTTCACTCACTGTGAGTCCAACGAACTGACCATCTGGGTCTTGTAAAACAGTGCCTACTGTTTTCGAGCGGGTAAATAAATCCTGTTTGAGCCCATTTTCAGATTTTATGTTCAGTTTTCCGCTAACTTCCCCCTCATATGAATGAGGAATTAACCCATTGATACAATGAACAAGCGTACTTTTTCCTGAACCGGATGGACCGACTATTAAAATCTTCTCACCCTGATAGATTGTAAGATTAATATCTAGTAAAGTAGGTTTCAACTGACTGCGGTATTTAAAAGTGTAATTATTAAATTCAATGATAGGTATTCCCATTATGTATCCCGTCATTTCTAAAACGAAGTAGTTTTTGTATTTCCCTATTTTTATGTATCACTGGGATGGCATTCATGAAAAGAAGCCTGAAGCGAAAACTTCCGGCTTAGGCTTCTAAGTCTAAGCTATCTGTCTTACTTCGAGTTTTGGCGTAGGCCGCTAATAAAATTGAACCAATTACCCCCACTGTTACTATATTAGCTGCACCAGCTACTAGCCCTTGGACAAATACTTTATTAGCTGGTTCTGCATAGATTAATATATCTAATATGGGTGCGACCAAGAACCAGCCAACCGCTTGAGCAATCCCTTGAACAACATTAAACGTAACAATTTGTTTCGTTCCCAATACGCCACTTTGAATATTGATTTTTTTCCATGCTAAACCCATTAAAAGTCCAACGATACCTGAAACAATAACCCAGCTCCACCAAATGGACCCCCACATAATGGCGTCTTTTAATGCATGACCAATAAAACCAATAAGTGCACCAGCAATTGGGCCAAAAATTACAGACATAAGTGCTAAAAAGGCATAGGATGTTTCAATATTCGTATTAGGAATACCTGAAGGAAGGGAAGCAAAACGTCCCAGGATTAAAAAGACAGCGGTTCCTATCCCAATCGCTACAACAGTTTTTGTAGAAAGTGCTTTGTTTTGCATACTGTTTTCTCCTTTTCTTATTCATATATGATCTTTGGCGCTTTTCGAAGCGATATTCGCCAATTGGATCCAGTCCCAATACTATATACTTCTGCAAATGAACCCTGATTGATAGCGATTGCCAAGTTATCTAGCGAATTTATGTAAACCAATGGCTCTCCGATACATAAATCTGCAAAAGAACGTCCGTAGGTCATGAAATTTTTATAAACTTTTTTATTATCATTTTCGATCAAGACTTCTGCCGAGTCTCCATATTGCATTCCTAGGTCAAGAAAAAGTTCCCGACTGATATTAGTCCATACATTTCCAAATCGAATATCGAGAATGTCAATCATTCCAGTAAGAACCCCATGGGATAGACTTGCTTCAAAAAGAGGCAGCAAAATTATAGAATCAATTGAATAAATTGGACCAACCTCTTCAAAAGAAATAGTATGAGATGCAAGTCTAGCACCAGTATAGGCATAAATATCCCGTCCGTGGAACGTATGAGAGGCACCAGCCTTAGGCAAACGGTTTTTTTGCTCATCAATGATTCTTGCTTCTATGATTCCGATGCTATGATGAATATGGGTAAGAGTTCCGTTATCAGGTGTGACAATAAAGTGATTAGAGCCAGTCTTAACAACAACACTTTTGCGATCGCTCCCCACACCTGGATCGACGACTGAAACAAAAACCGTATTTTCTGGCCAATAAGGAACAGTTTGCAATAAGCGATATGACCCTTCCCAAATATTGTATGGGGGAATATCATGCGTTAAATCAAATAGAGGTATGGAGGGATCGACCGTATGAGCGACCCCATACATGGCACTGACAGCCCCGTCACTCAAGCCAAAATCTGATTGCAGTACCAATGCATTACTCATTCATATTCCCCTTTCAACTCGTTATCATATAAAGAAAATGCATATATTTAATTTTTTATTACTATAATTTTTTTCTAAAATAAAAAAACACTCCTCATCTAGTATTAGACAAGGACGTATCATTAATTACAGATTTTATTGGTTAAAAACCCCTCTTTCAAGTGAGGAAAGAACCATTTTTTTACAATAGGGACTTGAGAAATTATACACATTCAATAGATTTTAAAGGACATTGACATGTAGACATCTATAACTCTAAGAGAGAGATTTCCCTCATTTTCTCAGGAAAATCAATAAACGGATTGCGATTTCCCTGAATTTCATAAATTGCTTGGTTACGGTGCTTTTCATACAAATCTGGAGGGAATTCCTGATGCCAGGCAAGTAAGAGGTTTATGTCAACTTTTTCTCTAAAGGAAGGTTCGATCTGG
This genomic stretch from Bacillus oleivorans harbors:
- a CDS encoding ABC transporter ATP-binding protein; translation: MGIPIIEFNNYTFKYRSQLKPTLLDINLTIYQGEKILIVGPSGSGKSTLVHCINGLIPHSYEGEVSGKLNIKSENGLKQDLFTRSKTVGTVLQDPDGQFVGLTVSEDIAFAMENECIPQEAMKKRVKEIAKLVEVDDHLHCSIHHLSGGQKQRVALAGVMVDEVDILLFDEPLANLDPATGKYAIELIDRIHKETDKTIVIVEHRLEDVLHRSVDRIIVMDQGRIVSDTSPSELLSSNVLEKTNLREPLYIKALKYAGCEVLSTMNPAHINTLNLNGWKDKLKECFESKPLRQPSFFSEPLLELESISFRYEAGKEVLNNISLSINRGEMVSVAGKNGAGKSTLTKLICGFEKPSSGRILFNGRDLCNKTISERSLLIGMVMQNPNHMISKHKIFDEVALGLAARGCSEDKISKQVEKTLKICGLYPYRNWPISVLSFGQKKRVTIASILVLEPEMIILDEPTAGQDFRHYTEIMEFLVELNNQGVTILMITHDMHLMLEYTTRTIVIGNRGILADDKPVHIIANNQLMKQANLKETSLFELAKLAEINNPTDFVQRFIDYDREARMRWL
- a CDS encoding ECF-type riboflavin transporter substrate-binding protein gives rise to the protein MQNKALSTKTVVAIGIGTAVFLILGRFASLPSGIPNTNIETSYAFLALMSVIFGPIAGALIGFIGHALKDAIMWGSIWWSWVIVSGIVGLLMGLAWKKINIQSGVLGTKQIVTFNVVQGIAQAVGWFLVAPILDILIYAEPANKVFVQGLVAGAANIVTVGVIGSILLAAYAKTRSKTDSLDLEA
- a CDS encoding SAM hydrolase/SAM-dependent halogenase family protein; protein product: MSNALVLQSDFGLSDGAVSAMYGVAHTVDPSIPLFDLTHDIPPYNIWEGSYRLLQTVPYWPENTVFVSVVDPGVGSDRKSVVVKTGSNHFIVTPDNGTLTHIHHSIGIIEARIIDEQKNRLPKAGASHTFHGRDIYAYTGARLASHTISFEEVGPIYSIDSIILLPLFEASLSHGVLTGMIDILDIRFGNVWTNISRELFLDLGMQYGDSAEVLIENDNKKVYKNFMTYGRSFADLCIGEPLVYINSLDNLAIAINQGSFAEVYSIGTGSNWRISLRKAPKIIYE